The Ananas comosus cultivar F153 linkage group 7, ASM154086v1, whole genome shotgun sequence genome has a window encoding:
- the LOC109713429 gene encoding ABC transporter C family member 5-like: MASSSSPLSSSSSSSSSFDSLPLLEKACVLAQSTLILFFLLLALGRRVFRAGSKEPPNASIRAQSTANSGSAAAAAAGGGCWFKATALCCFYVLLLQLAALAYETVRLAKEGGRRFSAVYVPLVQSLSWALLSLSVVHCSGRALEKFPLLVRLWWFVSFSLSAYIALVDAEGLMSGSFALGSHALANFAAFPALAFLCVVSLRGSTGIALAPGNPRLREPLLAEEEEGEDEREQGCQKVTPYAQAGLFSLATLSWLNALLSIGAKRPLELNDVPLLAQKDRAKTSYKTLNSNWEQRKAEHPSRAPSLALAIFDSFWNEAALNAVFALLNTLVAYVGPYMISYFVDYLSGKIAFRHEGYVLALIFFSAKLVETVTARQWYLGVDIMGMHVRSALTAMVYRKGLRLSSAARQSHTSGEIVNYMAVDVQRVGDFSWYLHDTWMLPLQILLALAILYKSVGIAALATLAATIISILVTIPLAKFQEDYQDKLMAAKDERMRKTSECLKNMRILKLQAWEDRYRLMLEEMRKTEFGWLKKALYSQALITFIFWGSPIFVSVITFATSILLGHDLTAGGVLSALATFRILQEPLRNFPDLVSMMAQTKVSLDRISGFLQEEELQDDAVTNVPPGTTDVAIEIRDGDFCWDPSSSRSTLSAIQLKVEKGMRVAVCGVVGAGKSSFLSCILGEIPKLFGEVKVCGSAAYVSQSAWIQSGNIEENILFGYPMEKQRYKNVLHACSLKKDLELFSHGDQTIIGDRGINLSGGQKQRVQLARALYQDADIYLLDDPFSAVDAHTGSELFREYIMTALAGKTVIFVTHQVEFLPAADMILVFREGQIIQAGKYEDLLKAGTDFNILVSAHQEAIDAMDIFESASEDLETSTSNGESSLFNKRLTSSKSNIDNMNSEISEKESLSDKKARKEKKKAKRMKRKQLVQEEERERGKISFKVYLSYMAAAYKGALIPLIILSQTAFQVLQIAGNWWMAWANPQTEGDKPKTNSVVLLVVYMCLAFGSSVFVFIRAVLVATFGLAAAQKLFIKMLRTVFRAPMSFFDSTPAGRILNRVSVDQSVVDLDIPFRLGGFSSTTIQLLGIVGVMTNVTWQILFLFFLMVIACLWMQKYYMASSRELVRIVSIQKSPIIHLFGESIAGAATIRGFGQEKRFMKRNLFLLDCFARPYFCSVAAIEWLCLRMELLSTFVFAVCMTLLVSFPHGSIDPSMAGLAVTYGLNLNARLSRWILSFCKLENKIISIERINQYCEIPGEAPPVIENSRPPPSWPETGAIELIDLKVRYKESLPTVLHGVSCTFPGGKKIGIVGRTGSGKSTLIQALFRLIEPSSGKIIIDNIDISTIGLHDLRSRLSIIPQDPTLFEGTIRGNLDPLEERSDYEVWQALDKCQLGDVIRQKEEKLDSPVLENGENWSVGQRQLVSVGRALLKQARILVLDEATASVDTATDNLIQKIIRSEFKDCTVCTIAHRIPTVIDSDLVLVLSDGRVAEFDSPMRLLEDRSSMFLKLVTEYSTRSSSI; the protein is encoded by the exons ATGGCTTCGTCTTCgtctcccctctcctcctcctcctcctcctcctcctccttcgatTCCCTGCCCTTGCTCGAGAAGGCCTGCGTTCTCGCGCAATCGACGctcatcctcttcttcctcttgctCGCTTTGGGGCGGAGGGTGTTCCGAGCGGGCTCCAAAGAGCCCCCGAACGCCTCAATCCGTGCCCAATCCACCGCCAATTCGGGctctgctgcggcggcggcggcgggggggggTTGCTGGTTCAAGGCCACGGCTCTGTGCTGCTTCTACGTTTTGCTCCTGCAATTAGCGGCGCTCGCGTATGAAACGGTGCGCTTGGCGAAGGAAGGTGGGCGGCGCTTCTCCGCCGTTTATGTGCCTCTGGTGCAATCCCTCTCCTgggctcttctctctctatccgTCGTCCACTGCAGCGGCCGCGCATTGGAGAAATTCCCCCTTTTGGTGCGGCTATGGTGGTTcgtctccttctccctctccgcTTACATCGCCCTCGTCGACGCCGAGGGTTTAATGAGCGGCTCCTTCGCTCTCGGCTCGCATGCGCTCGCCAATTTCGCCGCGTTCCCCGCCCTCGCCTTCCTCTGCGTCGTCTCCCTCCGCGGCTCCACCGGAATTGCCCTCGCTCCGGGGAATCCCCGCCTTCGCGAGCCGTTGCTggccgaggaggaggaaggcgaggacgagagagagcagggctgccaGAAGGTCACGCCTTATGCTCAGGCCGGGCTCTTCAGCCTCGCCACTCTGTCCTGGCTTAACGCCCTGCTCTCCATCGGCGCGAAGCGGCCCCTCGAGCTCAACGACGTGCCGCTCTTGGCTCAGAAGGACCGCGCCAAGACCTCGTATAAGACGCTGAATTCGAACTGGGAGCAGAGGAAGGCCGAGCACCCTTCCAGGGCGCCTTCTCTCGCATTGGCGATATTCGATTCGTTCTGGAACGAAGCGGCTTTAAATGCTGTTTTCGCGCTGCTGAACACTCTCGTCGCCTACGTCGGCCCCTACATGATTAGCTACTTTGTCGATTACCTGAGCGGAAAGATCGCCTTTCGTCACGAAGGCTATGTCCTCGCTTTGATCTTCTTCAGCGCCAAGCTGGTGGAGACCGTCACCGCTCGCCAGTGGTACCTGGGGGTGGATATAATGGGAATGCACGTTCGATCGGCTTTGACTGCCATGGTGTACCGCAAGGGGCTGAGGCTGTCGAGCGCGGCCAGGCAAAGCCATACGAGCGGCGAGATTGTGAATTATATGGCGGTCGACGTGCAGAGAGTTGGCGACTTCTCTTGGTACCTTCACGATACGTGGATGCTACCTCTGCAGATACTTCTCGCTCTGGCTATTCTGTATAAGAGCGTCGGGATCGCCGCTCTCGCGACGCTGGCTGCCACAATTATCTCTATTCTCGTCACTATCCCGCTGGCGAAATTCCAAGAAGATTATCAAGATAAGCTGATGGCTGCTAAGGATGAAAGAATGAGGAAGACCTCCGAATGCCTTAAGAACATGAGAATTTTAAAACTACAAGCTTGGGAGGACCGGTATCGGTTGATGCTCGAGGAGATGAGGAAGACGGAGTTTGGGTGGCTGAAAAAGGCCCTGTACTCTCAAGCTCTCATCACTTTCATCTTTTGGGGTTCTCCCATCTTTGTTTCGGTGATAACTTTTGCTACTTCTATATTATTGGGCCACGACCTAACTGCCGGCGGTGTTCTTTCCGCTTTAGCCACTTTCAGAATTCTCCAAGAACCACTTAGGAACTTCCCTGATTTAGTATCTATGATGGCTCAGACTAAGGTGTCCTTGGATCGGATATCAGGTTTTTTACAGGAGGAAGAGTTGCAAGACGATGCAGTAACAAATGTTCCGCCTGGAACTACAGATGTCGCTATTGAAATAAGAGACGGCGATTTTTGTTGGGATCCGTCTTCTTCACGGTCGACGCTATCTGCGATTCAATTGAAAGTGGAAAAGGGAATGCGTGTGGCTGTTTGTGGTGTTGTTGGTGCGGGGAAGTCGAGCTTTCTCTCTTGCATACTTGGGGAGATACCGAAGCTCTTCGGAGAA GTCAAGGTATGTGGATCTGCTGCTTACGTGTCTCAATCGGCTTGGATACAGTCTGGAAATATAGAGGAAAACATTCTTTTTGGATATCCGATGGAGAAGCAAAGATATAAGAATGTTCTCCATGCTTGTTCACTAAAGAAAGATTTGGAATTATTCTCTCATGGAGATCAAACAATTATTGGGGATAGAGGTATTAATCTAAGCGGTGGCCAGAAGCAAAGGGTGCAGCTAGCGAGAGCACTCTATCAAGATGCCGACATTTATTTGCTTGATGACCCCTTTAGTGCGGTCGATGCGCACACGGGAAGTGAGCTATTCAGG GAGTACATAATGACAGCACTGGCTGGTAAGACCGTGATATTCGTCACTCATCAAGTTGAGTTTCTTCCAGCTGCTGACATGATACTG GTCTTTAGAGAAGGTCAGATAATACAGGCTGGAAAATATGAAGATCTTCTTAAAGCAGGTACTGACTTCAACATTCTCGTTTCAGCTCACCAAGAAGCAATTGATGCAATGGATATTTTTGAAAGTGCTTCTGAAGATTTAGAAACTAGTACTTCTAATGGAGAGAGTTCCCTATTCAATAAAAGGTTAACATCAAGCAAAAGCAACATTGACAATATGAACAGTGAGATATCGGAAAAAGAATCATTGTCTGATAAAAAggcaaggaaggagaagaagaaagcgaAGAGAATGAAAAGAAAGCAGCTGGttcaagaagaagagagagaaagaggaaagatcAGCTTTAAGGTGTACTTGTCATATATGGCTGCAGCTTACAAAGGAGCACTTATTCCTCTCATTATTCTATCTCAGACAGCTTTTCAGGTGCTTCAGATAGCTGGCAATTGGTGGATGGCGTGGGCAAACCCTCAAACTGAGGGAGATAAGCCAAAGACAAATAGTGTCGTTCTTTTAGTCGTTTATATGTGTCTCGCTTTTGGGAGTTCAGTGTTTGTTTTCATTAGAGCTGTTCTTGTTGCTACCTTTGGTTTAGCAGCAGCACAAAAGCTGTTTATAAAAATGCTACGAACGGTTTTTCGAGCCCCAATGTCCTTCTTTGATTCTACTCCTGCAGGCCGGATCTTGAACCGT GTGTCTGTTGATCAAAGTGTGGTGGATCTTGATATCCCTTTCAGGCTTGGTGGGTTTTCATCAACAACGATACAGCTGCTCGGTATAGTTGGTGTTATGACGAATGTTACATGgcaaattttgtttttgttctttcttatgGTGATCGCTTGCTTATGGATGCAG AAATACTACATGGCTTCATCAAGGGAGTTGGTTAGGATTGTAAGCATTCAAAAGTCCCCTATAATACATCTGTTTGGAGAGTCTATTGCGGGAGCTGCTACTATTAGGGGGTTTGGTCAAGAGAAACGCTTCATGAAAAGGAACCTTTTCCTCCTAGATTGCTTTGCTCGACCATATTTCTGCAGTGTTGCGGCAATAGAATGGCTTTGTTTGCGCATGGAGTTGCTGTCCACCTTTGTATTCGCCGTCTGCATGACTCTTCTTGTGAGCTTTCCACATGGAAGTATCGATCCAA GTATGGCAGGGCTTGCTGTTACGTATGGCCTTAATTTGAACGCCCGTCTATCCCGCTGGATATTGAGCTTTTGCAAACTGGAGAACAAAATTATCTCTATTGAGCGGATTAATCAATATTGCGAAATACCTGGAGAAGCACCACCTGTTATTGAGAACAGTCGACCTCCACCTTCATGGCCCGAGACTGGCGCAATTGAACTGATCGATCTCAAG GTTCGTTACAAGGAGAGTCTACCAACAGTCTTGCATGGAGTTTCGTGCACATTTCCTGGTGGGAAGAAGATTGGAATTGTTGGGCGGACAGGAAGCGGCAAATCCACTCTTATACAGGCACTTTTCCGCCTAATTGAACCTTCTAGTGGGAAAATTATAATAGACAACATAGACATCTCCACCATTGGCCTCCACGATCTACGATCCAGGCTCAGTATCATACCACAGGATCCCACCTTGTTCGAGGGTACAATCAGAGGCAATCTCGACCCTTTAGAAGAGCGTTCTGATTATGAAGTTTGGCAG GCGCTTGATAAGTGTCAGCTTGGAGATGTGATCCGCCAAAAGGAAGAAAAGCTCGACTCCCCGG TCTTAGAGAATGGAGAAAACTGGAGTGTCGGACAGCGACAACTTGTTTCAGTAGGCAGGGCACTGCTGAAGCAGGCACGCATATTGGTGCTTGATGAGGCAACGGCGTCGGTCGACACAGCCACTGATAACCTCATTCAGAAGATCATCCGAAGCGAATTTAAAGACTGCACCGTCTGCACCATTGCCCATCGCATCCCGACTGTTATCGACAGTGATCTTGTCTTGGTCCTCAGTGATG GTAGAGTTGCAGAGTTTGACAGCCCAATGAGATTGTTAGAGGATAGATCCTCCATGTTTCTGAAGCTGGTCACTGAGTACTCCACCAGGTCAAGCAGTATCTGA